In Finegoldia magna ATCC 53516, a genomic segment contains:
- a CDS encoding type I restriction-modification system subunit M, with product MDNITGANLGFEKEIFQAADKLRGNIDAAEYKNVVLGLIFLKYISDSFEQKYNQLLEEGDGFEEDRDEYIAENVFFVPKTARWEYVASKAMTAEIGKIIDEAMVAIEQENDRLRGILPKNYARPELDKRRLGEVVDLFNNLKLKEHGNSKDILGRTYEYTIAQFASLEGKNAGEFYTPTSIVKTLVEILEPYEGRVYDPCCGAGGMFVQSAKFVENHQGRINEISIYGQEYNTNTWKLAQMNLAIHGLEGDLGHGAADTFFKDQHSSLKADFILANPPFNLKEWGGDKLSEDSRWKYGTPPQGNANYAWMQHMIYHLDDNTGKMGLVLANGSLSASGKEGEIRENIIKDDLVECIIAMPDRLFYSTGISVSLWILNKNKQQKNKTLFLDCRNLGHMIDRAHRDLSEEDIAKITTTYKNFVNGKDIEELGYAHAAYMDEIETNLFVLTPGRYVGLEEMDDDGEDFEDKMQRLTEELKDLFEESNELEKKIKEQLGAIGYGI from the coding sequence ATGGATAATATAACAGGAGCTAACCTTGGATTTGAAAAAGAAATCTTCCAAGCGGCAGACAAATTAAGAGGCAACATAGATGCAGCAGAGTACAAAAACGTTGTACTTGGGCTGATATTTCTCAAATACATATCGGATTCATTCGAACAAAAATACAACCAATTGTTAGAAGAAGGTGACGGATTCGAAGAAGACCGCGACGAATACATCGCAGAAAATGTATTCTTCGTACCGAAAACAGCCAGATGGGAATACGTAGCATCCAAAGCAATGACAGCAGAAATCGGAAAAATAATCGACGAAGCCATGGTTGCGATAGAACAAGAAAACGACAGACTAAGAGGAATCCTACCTAAAAACTACGCACGTCCTGAACTTGACAAAAGAAGACTCGGGGAAGTTGTGGATTTGTTCAACAATTTGAAACTAAAAGAACACGGCAACTCAAAAGACATCCTCGGACGCACTTACGAATACACAATCGCCCAATTCGCATCCCTTGAAGGAAAAAACGCCGGCGAATTCTACACGCCTACAAGCATCGTAAAAACACTCGTAGAAATCCTCGAACCATACGAAGGCCGCGTGTACGATCCTTGTTGTGGCGCAGGGGGAATGTTCGTACAATCTGCCAAATTCGTCGAAAACCATCAAGGAAGAATCAACGAAATATCCATCTATGGACAAGAATACAACACCAACACGTGGAAGCTTGCGCAAATGAACCTCGCAATTCACGGATTGGAAGGTGATTTGGGACATGGTGCTGCAGATACATTCTTCAAAGACCAACACTCATCATTAAAAGCAGACTTCATATTGGCAAATCCACCATTCAACTTAAAAGAATGGGGCGGCGACAAACTATCAGAAGATTCCAGATGGAAATACGGAACACCACCACAAGGAAACGCAAACTACGCATGGATGCAACACATGATATACCATTTGGATGATAACACTGGCAAAATGGGACTCGTACTTGCCAACGGATCATTGTCCGCATCTGGAAAAGAAGGAGAAATCCGAGAAAATATAATAAAAGATGACCTAGTGGAATGCATCATAGCAATGCCCGACAGATTATTTTATTCCACAGGAATATCAGTGTCGTTGTGGATATTAAACAAAAACAAACAACAAAAAAACAAAACACTATTCTTGGATTGCCGTAACCTAGGCCACATGATAGACAGAGCGCACCGTGATTTGTCAGAAGAAGACATTGCAAAAATCACCACAACTTACAAAAACTTCGTCAATGGAAAAGACATCGAAGAATTGGGATACGCCCACGCAGCATACATGGACGAAATAGAAACAAACCTATTCGTACTCACACCAGGAAGATACGTAGGACTTGAAGAAATGGACGACGACGGAGAAGACTTCGAAGACAAAATGCAACGACTAACAGAAGAGTTAAAAGATCTATTTGAAGAATCCAACGAATTGGAAAAGAAGATTAAGGAACAACTTGGAGCTATTGGCTATGGAATTTAA
- a CDS encoding type I restriction endonuclease subunit R encodes MSDVYLEDGFEKIFIKAIEDLGYKYVAHQDIVRDSMKSPIASEMLRESLRRINCELEDAAIDQAIHVIKNIDAGLLVDRNEIFFEYLQNGIEIVHLENNMPVTDRVHLIDYDHFMNNTFVVTNQLTIVGKDTKRPDVLVYVNGLPLVVVELKSMTSLNSDVSSAYRQIKNYQHDIEELFVYNVFNIISDFTTTKVGTITAGESWYKEWKSTDGSYESTKYADYKTLVEGVLEQHRLLDIIRNFIFFEHQNDSTNKILAQYHQYFAVEKAAHSTTQAMAIGDGRGGVFWHTQGSGKSKSMVFYVHYLMNMDQWYSNPTFVVLTDRNDLDTQLFEQFARARRFLRQTPVQATSRKNLHDLLNDRKSNGIFFSTMQKFAESDESLTDRDDVIVIADEAHRSQYGLREKISKDGKVQSGMARLVRKSLPNATYIGFTGTPISKNDKDTQEIFGEYIDIYDMSQAVEDGATKPVYYENRVINLGLNSDILKRIDDKYEELAENANEYDIERSKRDLSRLEQVIGSDECIDTLVHDIIHHYETTRKDLLTGKAMIVAYNREIAVKIYKKIMEIRPNWNEKVNVVATSSNNDPEDWKKIIGNKSEMEELASKFKNDDDPFKIAIVVDMWLTGFDVPSLATLYVFKPMQGHNLMQAIARVNRVFKDKEGGLVVDYIGIANALKKAMIDYTKSDQQIIDNADIRKSAYPLFVAKLEKIREVYLKRFDYEAIFDENVNDEKIAELIMDGLNYVLGFSEDNQNKFKKLSYELKQSHTLCSSITSEHEQREAAFIEAIRTSLNRITIGGKIPKHIIDMEISKLLRKSIHSDGVINLFQDFENGFSLFDPLFMEKIKKMEQKNISIELLNKLLKDEIAIFSRGDIVKGQDFSERLQNIMKRYRNNMVDNAKSLDHFVGVVEDEKSKYDMDYIREELIKLAQDMVKMDEENKKLGLSKEELAFYHAISKPENITDFYTNEELVKFTQDLTRTIANEMTSDWMMRESGRANMRRTIKRLLAKYKYPQDYRSKIIDLIVEQAEYIDEVVG; translated from the coding sequence ATGAGTGATGTTTATTTGGAAGATGGTTTTGAGAAGATTTTCATCAAGGCTATCGAGGATTTGGGATATAAATACGTAGCTCACCAAGATATTGTAAGGGACAGTATGAAAAGTCCGATTGCATCTGAGATGTTGAGGGAGTCTCTTAGAAGAATTAACTGTGAGCTGGAAGATGCTGCAATTGATCAGGCTATTCATGTGATTAAGAATATCGACGCGGGCCTTCTTGTGGATCGAAACGAGATTTTCTTCGAATATTTGCAAAACGGTATCGAAATTGTTCACCTTGAAAATAACATGCCTGTGACAGACAGGGTGCATTTGATTGATTACGATCATTTTATGAATAATACTTTCGTGGTGACTAATCAGCTTACGATTGTCGGCAAGGATACGAAAAGGCCGGATGTGTTGGTGTATGTGAATGGTCTTCCATTGGTTGTCGTAGAACTTAAATCTATGACTTCGTTAAATTCTGATGTGTCGAGCGCTTACAGGCAGATCAAAAACTATCAGCACGATATCGAAGAGCTTTTCGTGTACAATGTTTTCAATATTATTTCTGATTTTACGACTACGAAGGTGGGAACTATTACTGCTGGAGAATCGTGGTATAAGGAATGGAAATCGACGGATGGTTCGTATGAGTCGACGAAGTATGCAGATTACAAGACGCTTGTGGAAGGCGTGTTGGAGCAACATAGGTTGTTGGATATTATAAGAAATTTCATTTTTTTCGAGCATCAAAATGATTCTACAAATAAAATCCTCGCACAATATCACCAATATTTTGCTGTGGAAAAGGCTGCGCATTCTACTACACAAGCGATGGCTATCGGAGATGGCAGGGGTGGTGTTTTTTGGCACACGCAAGGTTCAGGCAAATCAAAGTCGATGGTTTTCTATGTGCATTATTTGATGAATATGGATCAATGGTATTCTAATCCGACTTTTGTGGTGTTGACGGACAGGAATGATTTGGATACACAACTTTTTGAACAGTTTGCGAGGGCGAGAAGGTTTTTAAGGCAAACTCCTGTTCAAGCAACTTCAAGGAAGAATTTGCACGATTTGCTTAATGACAGAAAGTCGAACGGGATTTTCTTCTCAACGATGCAAAAATTCGCAGAGTCTGATGAGTCGTTGACTGATCGTGATGATGTTATTGTGATTGCAGATGAGGCTCACAGGTCACAGTACGGTCTTCGTGAAAAAATATCGAAGGACGGGAAGGTTCAGTCGGGGATGGCAAGGCTTGTGAGAAAATCTCTTCCGAATGCTACTTATATTGGTTTTACTGGAACTCCTATTAGCAAGAATGACAAGGATACGCAGGAAATTTTCGGGGAATATATTGATATTTACGATATGAGCCAAGCTGTTGAGGATGGTGCAACTAAGCCTGTGTATTATGAAAACAGGGTAATTAATCTCGGTTTGAATTCTGATATTTTGAAGAGGATTGATGATAAGTACGAAGAGCTTGCAGAAAATGCTAATGAGTATGATATCGAACGAAGTAAGCGTGATTTGAGTAGGTTGGAGCAGGTGATTGGATCTGATGAATGTATCGATACGCTTGTTCACGATATTATTCATCACTACGAAACTACTAGAAAAGATCTTCTGACAGGAAAGGCTATGATTGTCGCTTACAACAGAGAAATTGCGGTGAAGATTTACAAGAAAATTATGGAGATTCGTCCTAATTGGAATGAAAAGGTTAATGTGGTGGCAACTTCAAGCAACAACGATCCAGAGGATTGGAAGAAGATTATAGGCAACAAATCCGAAATGGAAGAGTTGGCGAGCAAGTTTAAAAACGACGATGATCCGTTCAAGATTGCGATTGTCGTGGATATGTGGTTGACGGGATTTGATGTTCCAAGTTTGGCGACGTTGTATGTGTTTAAGCCAATGCAAGGTCACAATTTGATGCAGGCTATCGCGAGAGTTAACCGTGTGTTCAAGGACAAGGAGGGCGGTTTGGTTGTGGATTATATCGGGATTGCAAATGCGTTGAAGAAGGCTATGATTGATTACACAAAATCAGACCAACAAATTATCGACAATGCCGATATCAGAAAATCTGCCTATCCTTTGTTTGTAGCTAAGTTAGAAAAAATCAGGGAAGTTTATCTCAAAAGGTTTGATTATGAGGCAATCTTCGATGAAAATGTCAATGACGAAAAAATTGCAGAACTTATAATGGATGGCTTGAATTACGTTTTGGGATTTTCAGAAGATAACCAAAATAAATTCAAGAAGCTATCCTACGAATTAAAACAATCGCACACTTTGTGTTCTTCGATTACTTCAGAACATGAGCAAAGAGAGGCTGCATTTATCGAAGCTATACGAACGAGTTTGAATAGGATTACAATTGGTGGTAAGATTCCAAAACACATAATCGACATGGAGATTTCAAAACTTTTGAGAAAATCCATTCACAGCGACGGCGTTATCAATTTGTTCCAAGATTTTGAGAATGGGTTTAGTTTGTTTGATCCTTTGTTTATGGAAAAAATCAAAAAGATGGAACAAAAAAATATCAGTATTGAACTTTTGAATAAACTATTAAAGGATGAGATTGCTATTTTCTCCAGGGGAGATATTGTTAAGGGGCAGGATTTTTCCGAAAGACTTCAAAATATTATGAAAAGATATCGAAACAATATGGTCGATAACGCGAAGAGTTTGGATCATTTTGTGGGAGTTGTGGAAGACGAGAAGTCAAAGTACGATATGGATTATATTCGTGAAGAGCTGATAAAGTTAGCGCAAGATATGGTGAAGATGGACGAGGAGAACAAGAAGCTTGGCCTTAGCAAGGAAGAGTTGGCGTTTTATCATGCGATTAGTAAGCCTGAAAATATTACGGACTTCTACACTAACGAGGAGCTTGTGAAGTTTACTCAGGATTTGACAAGGACTATTGCAAACGAGATGACTTCCGATTGGATGATGAGAGAATCGGGCAGGGCAAATATGAGAAGGACGATAAAAAGGCTTCTTGCAAAATACAAATATCCACAAGATTATCGCTCGAAAATCATCGATCTTATCGTGGAACAAGCAGAGTACATCGACGAAGTTGTAGGATAA
- a CDS encoding restriction endonuclease subunit S codes for MEFKENFEKYKLKELSDISSSKRIFASEYKEKGIPFYRSKEIIEKQSNKRISNKLFISKERYIEIKNKYGVPSCGDLLLTSVGTLGVPYLVKNEEFYFKDGNLTWFRNLKQINKSYLYYWFFSPEAKYQITSKQIGSTQKALTISNLNNFEILIPTRAIQEKIVTILKSLDSKIEINNKIISNLESQAQAIFKSWFVDFEPFQDGNFVESELGMIPEGWEVKPIGELLDFDIGGGWGKEKPQEKYLIPAYVIRGTDIPDSKFGYFNMDNYRYHTESNLKNRRLQVGDIIFESSGGSTNQDLGRMLLVTDELLNEYNNDVICASFCKLIRINDSSIRWFVYNLLEYSYRNKILTKYEVKSTGISNFSFTIFKDDFKIAVPDRKTMERYFNVTGNNINLSAKLGIQNTKLAELRDALLPKLMAGEIDVSNIKIEGEEVKNE; via the coding sequence ATGGAATTTAAGGAAAACTTTGAAAAATATAAGCTTAAAGAACTATCAGATATATCATCAAGTAAAAGAATATTCGCGTCAGAATACAAAGAAAAAGGAATTCCGTTTTATCGAAGTAAGGAAATAATTGAGAAACAATCAAATAAAAGAATATCAAACAAACTATTTATTTCGAAAGAAAGATATATTGAAATTAAAAACAAATATGGTGTGCCATCTTGTGGGGATTTATTACTGACATCAGTTGGAACGCTGGGAGTACCATATTTAGTTAAAAATGAAGAGTTCTACTTTAAAGATGGAAATTTAACATGGTTTAGAAACTTAAAACAAATTAATAAATCATATCTATATTACTGGTTTTTTTCGCCAGAAGCTAAATATCAGATTACTAGCAAACAAATAGGATCTACACAAAAGGCATTAACGATATCTAATTTGAATAATTTTGAAATACTGATTCCTACAAGAGCCATACAAGAAAAAATTGTAACTATATTGAAAAGTCTTGACTCAAAAATCGAAATAAACAATAAAATTATTTCCAACTTAGAGAGCCAAGCACAAGCGATATTCAAATCGTGGTTTGTGGATTTTGAACCATTTCAAGATGGGAATTTTGTTGAGAGTGAGTTGGGCATGATTCCAGAAGGCTGGGAAGTTAAACCAATTGGAGAATTATTAGATTTCGATATTGGAGGAGGCTGGGGAAAAGAAAAACCTCAAGAAAAGTATTTGATTCCAGCTTATGTCATAAGAGGAACTGATATTCCAGATAGTAAATTCGGATATTTTAATATGGATAACTACAGATATCACACTGAAAGTAATTTGAAAAATAGAAGGCTACAAGTTGGGGATATTATTTTTGAATCATCTGGAGGAAGCACTAATCAAGATTTGGGAAGAATGCTTTTGGTGACTGATGAACTATTAAATGAGTACAATAATGATGTTATATGTGCTAGTTTTTGTAAACTAATAAGAATTAATGATTCAAGTATAAGGTGGTTTGTGTATAATTTATTGGAATACTCATATAGAAATAAGATTTTAACAAAATACGAAGTAAAATCTACGGGAATTTCTAATTTTAGTTTTACGATTTTTAAGGATGATTTTAAAATAGCTGTACCAGATAGAAAAACGATGGAACGTTATTTTAATGTAACTGGCAATAATATAAATTTATCAGCAAAATTAGGAATCCAAAACACCAAGCTTGCCGAATTACGTGATGCTTTGCTACCGAAGTTGATGGCGGGCGAGATTGATGTTAGTAATATTAAAATCGAGGGAGAGGAGGTCAAAAATGAGTGA
- a CDS encoding ASCH domain-containing protein, translating into MKALSIQPFYATMIAMGCKWIELRSWKTDYRGWILICASTARNKFERTSLMNGHAIAIAELADIRKYNDETDREDAFLYDDETFEGYSWIFNRVIPINPFPVKGKLHLFEVDRELDDLEAIDIDYESKQYDVDVATWWKENGFIENLDIFGEE; encoded by the coding sequence ATGAAAGCACTAAGTATACAACCATTCTACGCAACCATGATAGCCATGGGATGCAAATGGATTGAACTACGCAGTTGGAAAACAGATTATCGCGGATGGATATTGATTTGCGCATCCACTGCCAGAAACAAATTCGAAAGAACATCGCTCATGAATGGACACGCAATCGCAATTGCAGAATTGGCTGACATTCGAAAATACAACGACGAAACCGACAGAGAAGACGCATTTTTATATGATGATGAAACATTTGAGGGATATTCGTGGATATTCAATCGTGTAATTCCAATCAACCCATTTCCAGTAAAAGGCAAGCTACATCTGTTCGAAGTGGATCGTGAACTAGATGATCTCGAAGCAATCGACATAGATTACGAATCAAAACAATACGATGTTGATGTCGCAACGTGGTGGAAAGAAAATGGATTCATAGAAAACTTGGATATATTTGGAGAAGAATAA
- a CDS encoding YjiH family protein, giving the protein MKTNKKSLLNFLIPSIIGIIIFMIPVKYDGNWTIIVKILADFIAKIVGDYLPALCTIIITISFVMSIMASFNVKFIKENKLLNQTFSVTPVWLVLRILGFIVVWMVVLKDKLNLGPFFDMIVADESATFILNDLLTSLVIIFVIASMLLPLLLDFGLLEFIGAIFTKIMRPVFLIPGRAAVDCITSWIGDGTLGVMLTANQYESGYYSAKEAAIISTNFSAVSITFSLIVLSQVDMVDYFGVYYLLVCLVGIVCAIIIPRIPPLSLKKDDYVVESAHDNENISENYSSSVKYGLDLAIKRVESHKGIGEFLKNGLENAFGMWFSVMPIVMIIGTASLVLANNTQVFEILGKPFLPLLNFLKVPESLEASKTMIVGFSDMFTPSIIAASTIQSQMTKFIVATISVTQLIYLSEVGGLILASSIPVNLFELFVIFIERTIISLLIVAPIAHLLFM; this is encoded by the coding sequence ATGAAAACCAATAAAAAATCCCTATTGAATTTTCTGATTCCGTCCATTATCGGGATAATTATATTCATGATTCCCGTAAAATACGACGGCAATTGGACTATAATAGTCAAAATTTTAGCCGATTTTATCGCCAAAATTGTCGGCGATTATCTGCCAGCACTTTGTACGATTATAATTACGATATCGTTCGTGATGAGCATTATGGCAAGTTTCAATGTCAAGTTCATCAAAGAAAACAAACTTTTGAACCAAACATTTTCTGTAACTCCTGTTTGGTTAGTACTTAGAATTCTAGGATTTATAGTCGTGTGGATGGTAGTGTTGAAGGACAAGCTTAACCTTGGGCCGTTTTTCGACATGATAGTTGCCGATGAATCTGCTACATTTATACTCAACGATTTGTTGACATCACTTGTAATTATTTTCGTAATAGCAAGCATGCTACTCCCACTGTTGCTTGATTTCGGTCTTTTGGAATTTATCGGTGCGATTTTCACAAAAATAATGCGCCCAGTGTTTTTGATTCCTGGACGTGCAGCTGTGGATTGCATCACAAGCTGGATTGGAGATGGAACTTTAGGGGTTATGCTTACGGCTAACCAATACGAATCAGGATATTATTCTGCCAAGGAAGCTGCGATTATTTCTACGAATTTCTCCGCAGTGTCCATAACATTCAGCCTTATCGTTTTGTCCCAAGTCGACATGGTAGATTATTTCGGAGTGTACTACCTTTTGGTGTGTCTTGTCGGAATTGTGTGTGCGATAATAATTCCAAGAATTCCACCATTGTCACTCAAAAAAGACGACTATGTAGTAGAATCAGCTCATGATAATGAAAATATATCAGAAAATTATTCTTCATCCGTCAAGTACGGGCTTGATTTGGCAATAAAAAGAGTTGAATCGCACAAAGGGATTGGAGAATTTTTGAAAAACGGATTGGAAAATGCATTCGGAATGTGGTTTTCGGTGATGCCGATTGTTATGATAATCGGAACGGCATCACTTGTACTTGCAAACAACACTCAAGTTTTTGAAATCCTTGGCAAGCCATTTTTGCCACTGTTGAATTTCTTGAAAGTTCCAGAAAGTTTGGAAGCTTCCAAGACAATGATTGTAGGTTTCAGCGACATGTTCACACCATCAATCATAGCTGCAAGCACAATTCAATCGCAAATGACCAAATTCATCGTAGCGACAATTTCCGTAACGCAATTAATCTACTTATCAGAAGTCGGTGGACTAATCCTCGCATCGTCAATTCCTGTAAATTTATTCGAATTGTTCGTAATTTTTATCGAACGAACAATAATCTCACTTTTGATAGTAGCTCCAATCGCACATTTGTTGTTTATGTAA
- a CDS encoding AbrB/MazE/SpoVT family DNA-binding domain-containing protein: MNFEVEKGNKITIPDILMRKYDLRVGDIFECELENDRIILIPKKNHDANYVEKLKGLTDDTIDALNEEE; encoded by the coding sequence ATGAATTTCGAAGTAGAAAAAGGAAACAAAATTACAATACCAGATATATTAATGAGAAAATACGACCTAAGAGTTGGAGATATATTTGAGTGTGAACTTGAAAACGACAGGATAATATTGATTCCTAAGAAAAATCACGATGCAAACTATGTCGAAAAATTAAAGGGATTGACTGATGATACAATCGATGCATTAAACGAAGAGGAATAA
- a CDS encoding AIM24 family protein produces MFKVKNFEDNDDVIIKEQNGAFKVIEYKRDLSVDYEQAQSSYFASEMNVRRRQLLCDVSKSNITVQAGAMQWMLGNVSSTTGIKGAGDFFKKALRGSVTGEGAIKPEYTGDGLLVLEPTYKHIILLDADDWNNEIIIEDGLFLACDSELEHKAIMQSNISSAVAGGEGLFNLGLHGTGIVALESYVPREELIEITLDNDVLKIDGNMAIAWSGSLSFTVERAGKSLIGSATSGEGLVNVYRGTGKVLMAPVLE; encoded by the coding sequence ATGTTTAAAGTTAAAAATTTTGAAGACAATGATGATGTTATAATCAAAGAACAAAATGGAGCATTTAAAGTTATTGAATACAAGAGGGATTTGTCCGTAGATTATGAACAAGCACAAAGTTCTTACTTTGCATCAGAAATGAATGTAAGAAGAAGACAATTATTGTGCGATGTTTCAAAATCAAATATCACTGTACAAGCAGGAGCTATGCAATGGATGCTTGGAAATGTTAGTTCAACTACTGGAATAAAAGGCGCGGGAGATTTCTTCAAAAAAGCTTTGCGTGGTTCTGTGACTGGTGAAGGTGCTATAAAACCTGAATACACAGGCGATGGATTATTGGTTTTGGAACCAACATACAAGCACATTATTTTATTGGATGCAGATGATTGGAACAACGAAATCATCATTGAAGATGGATTGTTCTTGGCTTGTGATTCTGAATTGGAACACAAAGCTATTATGCAATCCAATATTTCATCAGCTGTTGCAGGTGGAGAAGGGTTGTTCAACTTAGGACTTCACGGAACGGGAATTGTTGCGTTGGAATCTTATGTACCAAGAGAAGAATTGATTGAAATAACGCTTGACAATGATGTGTTGAAGATAGATGGAAACATGGCAATTGCTTGGAGTGGATCGTTGAGTTTTACAGTTGAAAGAGCTGGTAAATCATTGATAGGTTCTGCGACAAGCGGTGAAGGACTTGTGAATGTGTATAGAGGAACTGGTAAAGTTCTAATGGCTCCTGTTTTAGAATAA
- a CDS encoding SIMPL domain-containing protein, translating into MERTIRVKGKGKISVKPDTIKITIKAEGLRWNYDETIEQSTQDTRILRDALKNAGLDPKNLKTTHFSIDSKYKSYHDKNNDYKEKFVGYEYEHRTYIEFENDNKILGKVLYELAHCDVKVKFEINHTVKDKEKVKNDLLEKAVEDSTTKAKVLAKASGVKLKEILNIDYSWGEIEIYSSPMDDLMVCEAASTYDIDIEADDIDVQDTVTITWTIE; encoded by the coding sequence ATGGAAAGAACTATTCGTGTAAAAGGTAAGGGAAAGATTTCGGTGAAGCCTGACACTATCAAGATTACGATAAAGGCTGAGGGGTTGCGCTGGAATTATGACGAAACTATTGAACAATCGACACAAGACACGAGGATTTTACGAGACGCTTTGAAAAATGCGGGGCTCGATCCGAAGAATTTGAAGACAACTCATTTTTCGATTGATTCAAAATATAAGAGTTATCACGATAAAAATAACGACTACAAGGAAAAGTTCGTAGGTTACGAATACGAGCATCGCACATATATTGAGTTTGAAAATGACAATAAGATACTGGGGAAAGTTTTGTACGAATTGGCGCATTGCGATGTAAAAGTGAAGTTTGAAATCAATCACACTGTAAAGGACAAGGAAAAGGTCAAGAATGATTTGCTAGAAAAAGCTGTAGAAGATTCTACGACGAAGGCAAAGGTGTTGGCGAAGGCTTCTGGTGTGAAGTTGAAAGAAATACTAAACATAGATTATTCGTGGGGAGAAATTGAGATATATTCTTCGCCGATGGATGATTTGATGGTTTGTGAAGCGGCATCGACATATGACATAGACATCGAGGCTGACGATATCGATGTGCAAGATACTGTTACAATTACGTGGACAATAGAATAA
- a CDS encoding C69 family dipeptidase, whose product MACTTLLVGKEASFDGSTIISRSEDSPSGIFTAKRFIVVKPEDQPRKYESVLSGCKVDLPDNPMRYTALPNSDTFEGDWAASGVNEKNISMSATETITTNARVQGADPLIQSPTKDEKFGGLGEEDFVTLVLPYINSAREGVERLGKLLEEHGTYESNGIAFQDVDEIWWLETIGGHHWMARRVPDDAYVVMPNQLGIDYFDFDDAYGEQKEFMCSKDLKEWSEKHHLFLDQEDYVNPRLAYGSHDHSDHTYNTPRAWIMLRYFNPNTLIWDGIDADFTPESDDLPWAMVPERKITVEDMKTILSSHYEGTPYDCYAKHGDPNYRGMYRPLGISRDNVTHFTQIRPYAPEEIRAIQWLSFGSNAFNAAVAFYANVETTPSYVGDQVVKATSENFYWANRIIAALCDAHFNKTAIFIERYQGAVQSKSNEIINKYDEEFAKNSANAHELLEKANQEMADFLKEKTDKLLHDVLFTASCEMKNGFARSDN is encoded by the coding sequence ATGGCATGTACTACATTATTAGTAGGTAAAGAAGCGAGCTTTGACGGCTCCACAATTATTTCAAGAAGTGAAGATTCTCCTTCTGGAATTTTTACAGCTAAGAGATTTATCGTTGTAAAACCAGAAGATCAACCAAGAAAATACGAATCAGTTTTATCAGGATGTAAGGTGGATTTACCTGATAATCCTATGAGATACACAGCACTTCCAAACTCTGACACATTTGAAGGAGATTGGGCGGCATCAGGCGTTAACGAAAAAAATATTTCAATGAGCGCTACTGAAACTATCACTACAAACGCAAGAGTTCAAGGTGCAGATCCTTTGATTCAATCTCCAACAAAAGATGAAAAATTCGGTGGACTTGGCGAAGAAGATTTCGTAACTCTTGTTCTTCCTTACATCAACTCTGCAAGAGAAGGCGTTGAAAGATTAGGAAAATTATTAGAAGAACACGGAACTTATGAATCAAACGGAATCGCATTCCAAGATGTTGACGAAATTTGGTGGTTGGAAACAATCGGTGGACATCACTGGATGGCAAGAAGAGTTCCTGATGATGCATACGTTGTAATGCCAAACCAATTGGGAATTGATTATTTTGATTTTGATGATGCATACGGCGAACAAAAAGAATTCATGTGTTCAAAAGATTTGAAAGAATGGTCCGAAAAACATCATCTATTCTTAGATCAAGAAGATTATGTAAATCCAAGATTAGCATACGGATCTCATGATCATTCAGATCACACATATAACACACCAAGAGCATGGATTATGCTAAGATATTTCAATCCAAACACATTGATTTGGGATGGAATTGATGCTGATTTTACACCAGAATCTGATGATTTGCCATGGGCAATGGTACCAGAAAGAAAAATCACAGTTGAAGATATGAAGACAATATTGTCCAGCCACTACGAAGGAACACCTTACGATTGCTACGCAAAACACGGAGATCCAAACTACCGTGGAATGTATCGTCCATTAGGAATTAGCCGTGACAATGTAACTCATTTTACACAAATAAGACCTTACGCTCCAGAAGAAATCAGAGCAATTCAATGGTTGTCATTCGGTAGCAACGCATTCAACGCAGCAGTTGCATTCTACGCAAACGTAGAAACAACACCAAGCTATGTAGGAGACCAAGTAGTAAAAGCAACATCTGAAAACTTCTACTGGGCTAACAGAATCATAGCAGCACTTTGCGATGCTCACTTCAACAAAACAGCTATCTTCATCGAAAGATACCAAGGAGCAGTTCAATCAAAATCCAACGAAATCATCAACAAATACGACGAAGAATTTGCTAAGAATTCAGCAAACGCTCACGAATTACTTGAAAAAGCAAACCAAGAAATGGCAGATTTCTTAAAAGAAAAAACAGACAAATTACTTCACGACGTTTTATTCACAGCAAGCTGCGAAATGAAAAACGGATTCGCAAGAAGTGACAACTAA